Within the Streptomyces sp. NBC_00353 genome, the region CCGACGCCGGTGGTGCGAACGGCGCCGGCGGCTCCACCGGCGGGACAGCGAACGGGGGCGCCGACGGAGGCTCCACCACCGGATCCGGCGGCGGCACCGGCGGACCCGACGGTCCGGGCACCGACACCTACCCCGAGACCAGCACCGAGCCCGAGGCCACGTACGACACCCCCGTCTCGGACGCGGACTCCGACGACTCCGGCGACTCCGGGAACGACGGCGACAAGAAGGAGGACTGCGGCGGCTGGGGCTTCTTCGGCTGTGCATGGGACCGCACCACCCAGGTCGTCAAGGGCCTCGCCGTCGACGGCGTCTGGGGTGATGTCACCGGCATCATCGACCTGTTCAAGCCCGAGACCTGGTCCGGCCTGGCCGACTACGGCAAGCAGCTGGGCAGCACGTGGATGCAGGACTCCAAGGACGCCGGGAGCAAGTGGGACAAGGGCGACTACCTCGGTGCGCTCGGCGACTGGGGCAAGGCCTCGGTCAACACCGTCGTGAAGGTCGGCGACGACATGTTCGTCGGCGACGAGGTACGGGACCGCTGGAACAACGGCGAGAAGACGCGGGCCGTCACCGATGTCGTCTGGAACATCGGATCGCTCTTCATCCCCGGCTACGACGTCGCGAAGGTCGTCGGCAAGGCCAGCAAGCTCGGCAAGCTCGGCAAGGTCGCCGCGAAGGTGGCCGAAGCCGCCGAGAATGCCGGCAACGCGGCGCGCCGCGCCCGTAAGGCCGCTGAAGTCGGAGACATCGACGGGGTCCGCAAGGCGGCCAAGGAGGCCGACGAGGCGGCGGACGAAGCAGAGGATGCGGCGCGCAAGACGGGTTGCAGCATCGCCCTCGGCCCCCGGGTGCGCTACGGCGGTTACGGTGGGATCTCCGGGGCCGGAACCGGGGTGCTCGCCGCAGGGCCCCCGAACCATGTGATCCTCGCCGACGACGGCTGCGACAAGGCCGCCGAGGCCAAGGCGAAGGAGGCCCGGGAGCAGGAGCGGGCCGCCTGGACGGACAAGAAGCGCGCCGAGGAGAAGGATCGCGCGGCCAAGGCTCTGGCGAGCAAGAAGCCGTATCCCGATCCCAAGCGCAACGACACTTCGGACCCCCGCAATTACAACCCGCCGGACTGGGCCAAGGACCTCAAGGACCCGGAACTGGGGTCCGCCGACCTCGGCGACGGCTACTGGGCGAGCCGCGACCGCAACCCTCCGCCCAACTGGGAGAACGAGTCCTGGCTGCGTTACCAGGAGCAGGTCACCGGCACCAAGCGCGGCAAGGAGTACGTCGTCGCACACCCCGACGAGGGTGTACCGCAAGTGGAGTACGACGGCTGGGACTCCGGCAGGCAGACGTTCCTGGAGGCCAAGAACGGCTACGAGAGCTACCTCTCGGATACCGACAAGGGATCGCTGACACCGTCCGGCAAGAAGAAATTCATCGACGAGGCGCAGCGACAGATCGATGCGTCCGGGGGCCGCGCCGTCGAATGGCACTTCTCCAACCCGGACGTGGCCAAGGCTGCCCGCAAGGCGTTCCGGGAAGAGGGGAAACGGATCAAGGTCGTCTACACCAAGCAGCACCCGAGCAACAGCACCAGGAAGCCCGGGGCGTTCGACTGATGCTCCGCGCGGCAGGCACTAGCCTGGCTCGGGCGGTGACTCTGGCCGGCCCGGCGGACGACAGATGACGGAGACTGGACATGCGGCGTGTGGTGCGGGGCTTCTGGGGGCCCCGGGAGGAGTCGGTCGATTCGGTGGCCCGACGGTGGGAGTTCACGCTGGACCGGCTTGCCGAGAGCCTTCCGGCGGCCGGCTCGGGGGCAGGGTGGACCTGGCGGCAGATCCACTCGTCCGGGCCCGCCACCGACCTCGTGCCGGACAAGGACTCCCTCCTTGCCGCTCTGCACGCGGTCCGGGAAGCCGACGGCTGGTCGGCCCGTGTCGGGTTCGGGCTGCGGCTCGTCCTCGCGGGTCAGCCGGACTGGACGATCGAGGTCAGTGGAAACGGGGGCGGCACCTCGGAGTTCCTCCTCCAGTCGATGGTGATCGGCATCAAATCTCCGGACACCGCCGAGATCCCCGATGCGGATCTCCTCGGGGTCGTCGCCGAGGGGTGGGAGCCGGACTTCGGTGATGTGACCGACGACGACGTGCTCGACGCCCTTGAGGACGATGCCGGTTTCGCTGTCGGTGAGCCGTGCGTCGGCTGGGTGGGCTGTCTCTCCCCGTCACGTGCGGCCCTCCTGCCGGAGGCCATGACGGCCGCCGGAAGGGAGCTGCGCAGCGGCGGTGTGCTTCTCGCCATTGCGCCACGTAGTGACGTCGAAGGAGTCGTCCGGGCCAACCTGCAACTGCGTGATGCCGGTGCGCTGCAGCCTCTGCCCAGCCCGATGGACCGGGCCACGCTGTGACTGCCCGGGCCGGGGAGACATTCGAACTCGGCCGGGCGGTCTCCGACATCGAGGCGCTGCTCGCCGGACCCGTACCGGCGACCGGACCGACGGACAGCCAGGGGGACCCGGTCACGGGGGAGTGGATCGCCACCTCGGGCGAGGGTTTCCGGATCCTTCCGCTCTGGGAGAGCGACAGCCTCGTCGGCGTGTACGCGCCCGAGTGGAATGACGCGGACGAAGCCGCCTGCGGGCATCTGGACGACCTCGTGGCGGAATTGGACCGTCGATGGGGTGCTCACCGGAAGGTGGGCATGCGGGTGCCAATCTTCCGGAAGATTGCGGACGAGCCCATGCCGCCGCTCTTCCAGGCACTGTGCCACAAGGACTGCCTCGGCGATCTGTCGGTGTGGGGGCCGGTGGCCGCCGGCC harbors:
- a CDS encoding Tox-REase-5 domain-containing protein; the protein is MSAIGGIPAYGGDAPAPGEGRRELPRALGAARILLHVLFGATVLGGLGLFGSALAADAMGGVVIGLALYGAVPGVVGWMLSRRAWTGGRGVWGGLIAVQVWLILGGLANVANGSVHGFTQLFLPVLILVFLTRTQSREWFRLPARAREDKPEFSFSHMITWRRDRGQTALEYLGLVLIVVALIGALVLSGVGGQITDRLQAAICSLTGTSCEVTGTGSDTVGAGKTAGGSDGGGSDAGGSAVAGGSDSGGADNGGAVAGGTDAGSTGTGGTNGTGGSDGGGANGTGTGGANGTGTGGANGTGTGGANGTGTGGANGTGTGGANGSGGSDAGGANGAGGSTGGTANGGADGGSTTGSGGGTGGPDGPGTDTYPETSTEPEATYDTPVSDADSDDSGDSGNDGDKKEDCGGWGFFGCAWDRTTQVVKGLAVDGVWGDVTGIIDLFKPETWSGLADYGKQLGSTWMQDSKDAGSKWDKGDYLGALGDWGKASVNTVVKVGDDMFVGDEVRDRWNNGEKTRAVTDVVWNIGSLFIPGYDVAKVVGKASKLGKLGKVAAKVAEAAENAGNAARRARKAAEVGDIDGVRKAAKEADEAADEAEDAARKTGCSIALGPRVRYGGYGGISGAGTGVLAAGPPNHVILADDGCDKAAEAKAKEAREQERAAWTDKKRAEEKDRAAKALASKKPYPDPKRNDTSDPRNYNPPDWAKDLKDPELGSADLGDGYWASRDRNPPPNWENESWLRYQEQVTGTKRGKEYVVAHPDEGVPQVEYDGWDSGRQTFLEAKNGYESYLSDTDKGSLTPSGKKKFIDEAQRQIDASGGRAVEWHFSNPDVAKAARKAFREEGKRIKVVYTKQHPSNSTRKPGAFD